A stretch of DNA from Pseudorca crassidens isolate mPseCra1 chromosome X, mPseCra1.hap1, whole genome shotgun sequence:
CACTGTTGAGAAATCTTGCTCTTACCTGGGGTCTGGTGTTTCTCCCTCAATGTGAAATAGGGAATTTGACTAACATAAGAAACCATGATAACAGTTAGGTTCTCGAATGTGCCATTATATGTACTGTGCTAGGTTCAGACTGTTTACTTGGTCTGATCTCCAATTTCATGTTAATTTAAAATCTTGGTAATGTGAAGAAGTATTCAAATACTTTTAAACCTGTAAATCTCGTTTATATTTTTGCAGTGACTAAAGCAgtcttgtatttttaaatgtcccaTATTATTAAAGGCACTTAAGTCAAGAGCCTAAAGAAATGTAGGCTAATGAAAATTTgacaaaaaaatgtaatttgaacTAAAATATTAGCCCTGTACCTTAACTGGTGTTTACCTTGTTTGATTACATTAGTGTTGGCAGTGGACTGAAAAAATGTTGTCAGCTCACAGTGGTATGTTAGGCTCTGTATATGATGAAGTGCTAAAAATAGACTTCTTCCcaattccctttttttaaaaaaaaattccctaaatTTCTCTACGATTAGCTTGCtcttttaaaatggaattgaAACTTTCCTGCTTTTACTGCAAATCAATGCAGTATGGTTTACAAAAATCTGTAAATGTGAAATCTGTTCAgaatctttgttctttttttctaatatgaagTTTCTGAGTACTCTTAcataatttcctaattttaatagttcctttttctccctctctcccctcccttttttaaaaacaggtggAGACTCTTCAGATGATGTGTCTAATGGTGACTCTATAATAGACTGGCTTAACTCCGTCAGACAAACTGGAAATACGACAAGAAGTGGGCAAAGAGGAAACCAATCTTGGAGAGCAGTGAGCCGGACTAATCCAAACAGTGGTGATTTCAGATTCAGTTTAGAGATCAATGTTAACCGTAATAATGGGAGCCAAAATCCAGAGAATGAAAATGAGCTATCTGCAAGACGTTCTAGTGGAGAAAGTATGGACAACAACAGCCAAAGGCAAGTGGAAAATCCACGATCTGAATCAACATCTGCAAGGCCACCCAGATCAGAACGAAATTCAACTGAATCATTAACAGGAGAAGCCCCACCTACCAGAGGTCAGAGAAGGGCAAGAAGTAGGAGCCCAGACCATCGGAGGACCCGAGCAAGAGCTGAAAGAAGTAGATCACCTCTGCATCCAATGAGTGAAGTTCCACGAAGATCTCATCATAGTATCTCATCTCAGACTTTTGAGCATCCTTTGGTAAATGAGACTGAGGGAAGTTCTAGAACCCGGCACCACGTGACATTGAGACAGCAAATAAGTGGACCTGACTTGCTAAGTAGAGGTCTCTTTGCAGCTTCTGGAACCAGAAATGCCTCACAAGGAGCAGGGTCTTCAGATACAACTGGCAATGGTGAATCTACAGGATCAGGCCAGAGACCTCCAACCATAGTTCTTGATCTTCAAGTAAGAAGAGTTCGTCCTGGAGAATATCGGCAGAGAGATAGCATAGCTAGCAGAACTCGGTCAAGGTCTCAGACGCCAAACAACACTGTCACTTATGAAAGTGAACGAGGAGGTTTTAGGCGTACGTTTTCACGTTCTGAGCGAGCAGGTGTGAGAACCTATGTCAGTACCATCAGAATTCCGATTCGTAGAATCTTAAATACTGGTTTAAGTGAGACTACATCTGTTGCAATTCAGACCATGTTAAGGCAGATAATGACAGGTTTTGGTGAGTTAAGCTACTTTATGTACAGTGATAGTGATTCAGAGCCTAGTGGCTCAGTCTCAAGTCGAAATATGGAAAGGTCAGAGTCACGGAATGGAAGAGGGGGTTCTGGTGGTAGTAGCAGTTCTGGTTCGAGTTCCAGTTCAAGTTCCAGTTCTAGTTCCAGTTCTAGTTCCAGTTCCAGTCCTAGTTCCAGTTCCAGTGGTGAAAGTTCAGAGACTAGCTCAGAGGTATTTGAAGGCAGTAATGAAGGAAGCTCATCATCAGGCTCATCAGGTGCCAGGCGAGAGGGTCGACACAGGGCCCCAGTAACATTTGATGAAAGTGGCTCTTTGCCCTTCCTTAGTCTGGCTCAGTTTTTCCTCTtaaatgaggatgatgatgaccAACCTAGAGGACTCACCAAAGAACAGATTGACAACTTGGCAATGAGAAGTTTTGGTGAAAACGATGCATTAAAAACCTGTAGTGTTTGCATTACAGAATACACAGAAGGCAACAAACTTCGTAAACTACCTTGTTCCCATGAGTACCATGTCCACTGCATCGATCGCTGGTTATCTGAGAATTCTACTTGTCCTATATGTCGCAGAGCAGTCTTAGCTTCTGGTAACAGAGAAAGTGTTGTGTGATTAAGGTCTGAACTCTCAGCTATGTAGCTGGTATAGTGATGGGCAAATAGGAATCACTTACTTTATGTCCACTTTTTGAGTGGTGCTTAAATGTAAAGTAGCAACCTGAATTGAGTCATTGCTTTCTGAATGAATCATTGTCCTTCCTCTAATTTCTGTtccagaataaaaggaaatatttaaaaagcaacattttaGGACATAAAAATCTGATTTCAGTATCAGTAATTGTTATTACTGATGATTTATCATATATagttgtcagtttctcctttgttATCTTAAAAGATCTGCCTTAGCAATGGCTCTTATCTGTTTCATGTTGATCTTTAAAGTTTCCTATGCCATAGGAAAGAGGGATGAAGGAAATTCCCAGTTTAGACTAAGTTACAGTACATGTTTCCTAAGTGATTGCTTAAAGCTATACTGTTCCCAGTTATTAGTTGGCACAAATTCACCTACATTCTGAATATCATTTGTTCACCTTTCAGACAAGGTGATATTATTGGACATGTCAGTGTAAATAACACTAAGGTTAGGATCTTCTAAGTGTATAACTGTCTCCTAAGCCCATCACTGTGGCACACTGTAGAGTGAGCTTATAGTTTAATTGAGATATTTATCTtgtggaaatattaaaaaaaagcctATGCTTgtgtaagtgaaaaaaaaatcacattcatttgtttaaaaatgtaaagctatTTTGTAGAGGCTCAGTACTTTTCCAATGCACTGTTGTATTAATGCATTAAAAATTGTAAAGTACCatgcttagaaatgaaaaaactgCTTTTTGTGAGCCAACATAGTAAAAAACACACCAAACAAAGTACAAAGCTGCTTTTGTAAGTGTGTAGATGTAAGAGCAGAACATATCTATGATATTTAATGTATGTGAACAGCTACTGTGACATGCAAAGAGGAAAGGACAGAGTGCAGAATTGAACTGCATTGAAGATCAGTGGAAAGTGTTTATTTTAACTTGGATTTAGGCAGGAAATGAAAGACAGGAGGAGTAAAGAAAACTGCTTGGAAGAACTTAAACTTTTCATGAAGACAGTAGTCATACAGATGTGAGTGAACTGGTTTCATATGGTGAGATCCTGGACACAGTATTCTACTTGAGCAGATGATGCAAATTTGGCAGAGCTTTGGTTTAAGGAAAACAAACCACTACCCCTTAGCACAAGTAACACTGCTGTTTTTTACAAGTCtgctcctcaaaaaaaaaaacccaaaaagcagaAGATGGAGGAAAGAGACTATAAACCACTTTTAGCATAGAAATTGAAGTTGGTGCAGATGTGTGTACTAATAGGAAAGTCTCAAATTTGCATCGTTTTCGAGATTTGTCATTCAAGGTACCAATGGCCACTTGTTTAATGTTTTGTTACTATCTCTCTAACACAGACCTAACATCTCACATTTAAAGACAAGGTGAAGAATTAAgggatttttattctttgtggaAAGTGAGTCGTGTTGGGTTatttgaaattgaaatttttaaatgtgctgcCCATATCTGAAGATGAGAATGCTGACTCACAAATCTATGGGATATGCACTTTATGTTGTTTCCTTAGTAAGCTTTGTGAAGAACCCCAGTACTCTTGCCAGCTTTCTCTTGAGGCTCATTGGGGTTAGGATTAGTCTGACTGTGGAGgactgtctttgtttttctgggaaAAGATAATGGGCCCAAAGAGAGATTGAACACATCCTTGGTCTTTAACAAAGTGAGCTAATTACCTAGGCCTAGTCAGATACTCTACAAAATAAACAAGTCTGCTTTAGAAATTATCTGGCCACCTTAACTGTTATCAACTCAGCTGTAAAGATTATTTCAAAGCTCATTCTTTCGTATTTTCCTCTGGCTTTCAATCCTACCTAAGTATCAAGGAAATTAACTTGTAAATATGGTAGTTGTTTACTAAGGATATGTACTGCTCTTGCAAGGAAATAATGTCCAAACAAagcttcacttatttttttttaatataagcagaTTTTACTGTTTATGGCGCTTATGtaatacattttatctttttaaaaaaattgtccatGTAAAAGTCAGGATTCCTTTATATTTGTGAGCCATGTCTCCTTTCCTAAGGGTGTATTCTTTGGTTTTCAGATCTGCAGGGTAGTCCTGATTGGCTAAAAACAAACCCAGTTTCCTCTTGGTATAAAATGTCCCATTCTTATATAGGGGTGTTCATTTTAAGTAGTTTAAAAACAACTGCATCACATTCTAAGcataaaagaaagttattaacaGGTACCTTCCTAACCTCCCAAGATGTATTTTACTCATTTGTGAAGTATTAAAGAGGTAACTCATGCAGAATGCTGGTTATGAATGTAGATATTGAAGCTATTCATAAACACTGGAAATAGAATTTTAAGTTTTTAGCCTTCAGTAGGATGCACATATTGGACATGTGCATGTGGAAACCTTTTTCAGTAGCACTCATTAATTTCCATTGGATTGTGTAGAATGGATGCAAATATTTTAGTGGAATTtgctacttgattttttttttgcaaggtcCATGACCAATATGTACTTACTAGTATGGACATTGAAGACAAGGTCATTTGTAGGTGTCAGATGTACATTGGAGAACAAAAATCTTTTTTCCCACCAGCATCCAAACACCCGTTCTCTTGAGGAAGCATTTTCTTGCAAAAGACTTTACATTTCATTTTGTATCTTTGCACTTTTTCTTTATTACAGAAAGGTTCTGTCTTGAGGACCTAGTTTGAACTTCATGCAGTAATAGGAACAAGAAAAACAATGTTGGAATTACATTGTTCAAGGCATAGGGAAAAGTACTAAAAACGGAATTTCCTtgaatatttcagattattttttaaaattcacttactAGTCTGAAACGTTTGAGGTGTTATGTTTAACTCCAAGCAGTTGACATGATTGAGATTTATTAATACTAAACAAAATTGAACAAGTTAGCTTTAAAGTTTGCAGACTTTATCTGTAGCAACACTAGAAGATGAGCCATATTCTTAATTTGGAATATTTGCTCTAAAAAGAACACATTAGTTATACCTCAGTGGTGTTGATGGAGGTGGGGATTGAGAAAAGTGTTCACATTAGTGTTGGAGTATAGGTAATCAGTTGTACAGTTAACAACGACAAAAAACGTTTAGCAccaggattttatatatatatgtatgtgtgtgtatatatatatatatatatatgtataaaatctcTAAAAACATGATTGTTGGAGTTCATCCAAACTTTAAGATTAGGAAACTATTAGCTATAAGTGTTAcctcaagtaattttttttccctgggaAAACACGTTCATTCCGTGCCAAGTATTATCTCCTAGTGTCCGTGTCTCAAATTATATTTATGAAGGGTTATCACTTAATATACTTTGTATTTAATCACCTGCTTCCCAGATGTCCACGACATAAAACGGGTCAAGCATCAGCCATAACTTTTGGCAGTTCGCAAAATACCCATGTGATAGGGAGGTGAGTGGCCATTTTTACAGCTTGCTAGAATACAGTGGCACCTTGTGGTTGTTGTTGATACTTTTAAAGATGGAAGATATTTTTATTCCTCCCTTTACTCCACcccatttctttgttcttttgtgaaCGAAAAATACTTGTAATCTGCCTTATTTGAGTTTTTAAGTTTTACCTTACTGGCTTCCCTGTCAAATGTATTACCAATATTAAATACGTAGAAGCCACGTGTGCAGGGCACTTTTGTTGTCTTATAAGACTATGCTGATTGCTACTTTCTAAAGTATTCTGTACCTTAGTAATGCAAGAGACTGATAAGGCACATGTTAAAGTGTCAGgcgtttttttccccttagtatAATTCTTCAGTATGTGTAATATTCAGTAACAGTGTTGTAATTCATTGAGTTAACGAGTAAATTGTGCACTtttgaaaaaacatttgaaaatgtaaGTCAACTTATAACATGcttcatttggaaaattaaagTGCAAGATCCAAGTAACtagtatttcagttatttttaaatcagatttttaataAGCAACTAAGAAATAGCTGTGAGTTACGTACCTGCCCTTTACAATTTTTAGCATTCTGAAATGAGTTCCTAACTGGAACATTTCTAAAATACTAATATTCCCAACAAGTAAGCAATCTCACTTGATTTAAGTAACTCCATTTTGTATCTAAAATACAGTATAGAATTGAGCTGTTGGACTCTCAAGGAATAACAAGTTTGTATCAGTTTTACGATTATTTTCATGTCTACATAGGTATTCTAATTCAAATTTGAAGAAAATAGGCACACCCTTCAACGCTCAGAGATACTTATTTTTGATTAGGATTTGTTTACTCAAGACCCCCAAGCTGCTTTATAGTTACTTAGATCGAGTGATATCTTAAAGACATGCAGTGAAAGTGAACCCCGTCATACCACTGTGCCTAGTTATTTCAGGGTTCCTCTATCAGTTCCTCATCTTGCAGATTTATCCTAATACCAAGGTATGGCTGAACCAGCTGTCCAGCCTTAACTCCTTTGAGTGCCCCTTTGCTAACGTTCTTTTAACTGAGTGATTTGTGTTTTAACTGTCCAATGTTTGGATTTTACCTCTTGATGGCTCCGTTTGTCCCTGGTGCTGCTTTTAAAGATGTAGGGCCATGTGATCAGGTATCAAGTTGAGTAGGTACGCAATTGGCCTGGTTATGTATCTGTGCCTGTTTTATCTTCTCCCAGGAAGAGCTGCTTTGGTATAGATGTTTACTTAGATTCAGATAAAGAACTGGGCAGCAATTTTGGAAAGCTTTCTGAAGCCTATAATAACCTGAGGGGATTTGGAGGGGGAACAATAACAAAGGCTGCCTTTATGTCTTTGAACATGAAGCACATAAATGTATGTTCTGTAAAGACTAAAGTGATTGTTATACCAGGGCTTCCTGACCTCTGGGAGAGACTTTCAAAAAAGCAGAAAGGAGCACAAAGTGAAGTGAATTTGGTTGGTTTGCTTTATCtggtttctcattttctttcaatttaaacCTGAACATAACACCCTTCTCCAATATCTATCCAGCAGACTCCTGGTTGGGAAGCCCTGTGTTAAATTTTGAGAATGTAcccagtttcctttttcttttcttttttttttttttgtacagtgCTTTACACCTGCTAAAAGTTAACTTGTTTAATGCAAAACAAGACCTTGAAAGGTCAGTCATACTAAAGCTGGTTTGATTATTAATAGTTATCTTTTAGGAAGAAGCTTTTTCCCTATGTAAGATGTCATACTGCAgatttaaaatatagactatCAATAAAATGCATGAAGTGATCATTTGTGCTTGATCATCTctccttgggtttttcttttaaaaggggGATCTGATAAAGGTTCTGTTGCTTCACACCAATGTCAGATGTGGTTTTTAGAGTCAAGTAGAATTACAGTGCAACCTTGATTTTGATTCCCCTCACTGAGTGTGGGCAGGTACTGGTTTATGGAATATAACTTCCGTATCATGTAATTTAATGGCTTAATCTTTCAGtggtaaaataaaagattaaactCTTTCTATATAAGAATCCGGGAAAGatttatgtaaacattttaagTAGGTGCATCTTTGCTGTTTCTTGTATTCTCACCATTGCCCTGACCACTCCCTTGCTCGATCTCTGTAAATACAAAAACTTGTCTAGGTGTGCATGTGTGCTCACACAGCTTTTGTCTTCCATCCCTACTTCCAATCTCTTAAACATGTTGCCTAAGCCACTAAGA
This window harbors:
- the RLIM gene encoding E3 ubiquitin-protein ligase RLIM isoform X1 produces the protein MSYNSQIIFHLFIKMESSDSNDKGSGDQSAAQRRSQMDRLDREEAFYQFVNNLSEEDYRLMRDNNLLGTPGESTEEELLRRLQQIKEGPPPQNSDENRGGDSSDDVSNGDSIIDWLNSVRQTGNTTRSGQRGNQSWRAVSRTNPNSGDFRFSLEINVNRNNGSQNPENENELSARRSSGESMDNNSQRQVENPRSESTSARPPRSERNSTESLTGEAPPTRGQRRARSRSPDHRRTRARAERSRSPLHPMSEVPRRSHHSISSQTFEHPLVNETEGSSRTRHHVTLRQQISGPDLLSRGLFAASGTRNASQGAGSSDTTGNGESTGSGQRPPTIVLDLQVRRVRPGEYRQRDSIASRTRSRSQTPNNTVTYESERGGFRRTFSRSERAGVRTYVSTIRIPIRRILNTGLSETTSVAIQTMLRQIMTGFGELSYFMYSDSDSEPSGSVSSRNMERSESRNGRGGSGGSSSSGSSSSSSSSSSSSSSSSSSPSSSSSGESSETSSEVFEGSNEGSSSSGSSGARREGRHRAPVTFDESGSLPFLSLAQFFLLNEDDDDQPRGLTKEQIDNLAMRSFGENDALKTCSVCITEYTEGNKLRKLPCSHEYHVHCIDRWLSENSTCPICRRAVLASGNRESVV
- the RLIM gene encoding E3 ubiquitin-protein ligase RLIM isoform X2; this translates as MESSDSNDKGSGDQSAAQRRSQMDRLDREEAFYQFVNNLSEEDYRLMRDNNLLGTPGESTEEELLRRLQQIKEGPPPQNSDENRGGDSSDDVSNGDSIIDWLNSVRQTGNTTRSGQRGNQSWRAVSRTNPNSGDFRFSLEINVNRNNGSQNPENENELSARRSSGESMDNNSQRQVENPRSESTSARPPRSERNSTESLTGEAPPTRGQRRARSRSPDHRRTRARAERSRSPLHPMSEVPRRSHHSISSQTFEHPLVNETEGSSRTRHHVTLRQQISGPDLLSRGLFAASGTRNASQGAGSSDTTGNGESTGSGQRPPTIVLDLQVRRVRPGEYRQRDSIASRTRSRSQTPNNTVTYESERGGFRRTFSRSERAGVRTYVSTIRIPIRRILNTGLSETTSVAIQTMLRQIMTGFGELSYFMYSDSDSEPSGSVSSRNMERSESRNGRGGSGGSSSSGSSSSSSSSSSSSSSSSSSPSSSSSGESSETSSEVFEGSNEGSSSSGSSGARREGRHRAPVTFDESGSLPFLSLAQFFLLNEDDDDQPRGLTKEQIDNLAMRSFGENDALKTCSVCITEYTEGNKLRKLPCSHEYHVHCIDRWLSENSTCPICRRAVLASGNRESVV